One genomic segment of Roseofilum reptotaenium CS-1145 includes these proteins:
- a CDS encoding MBL fold metallo-hydrolase — translation MASLNHANPKEQSQPPKQPKVILENRFAFPPNRETLGATSYFIVGNSANILIDCPAWNQTNQDFLQNQGGVKFLFLTHRGAIAKVREIQQMFNCEVIIQEQEAYLLPNLSVTPFQHELTFSDEQIQALWTPGHSPGSSCLYDRALGGILFTGRHLLPNAQGHPTPLRTSKTFHWKRQLTSVERLLDIFKDKPLEYICPGANTGLLRGQGVIRGWGDRRIGG, via the coding sequence ATGGCATCTTTAAATCATGCAAATCCCAAGGAGCAGAGCCAGCCTCCAAAACAACCTAAAGTTATTTTAGAAAACCGATTTGCCTTTCCCCCTAATCGAGAGACCTTGGGCGCAACCTCCTATTTTATTGTAGGTAACTCAGCGAATATCCTCATTGACTGTCCCGCTTGGAATCAGACAAACCAAGACTTCTTACAAAACCAAGGAGGAGTAAAGTTCCTGTTTTTGACCCATCGGGGAGCGATCGCCAAAGTTCGTGAAATTCAACAAATGTTTAACTGTGAAGTTATCATCCAAGAACAGGAGGCTTATCTTTTACCCAATTTGAGTGTAACCCCATTCCAGCACGAATTAACGTTTTCTGACGAACAAATCCAAGCCTTATGGACTCCGGGCCATTCTCCCGGATCATCGTGTCTCTACGATCGGGCCCTAGGGGGAATCTTATTTACCGGTCGCCATCTACTCCCCAATGCCCAAGGCCATCCCACCCCTCTACGCACGAGCAAAACTTTCCACTGGAAGCGACAATTAACTAGCGTCGAACGGTTGTTAGATATATTCAAAGATAAACCCCTAGAATATATCTGCCCCGGAGCGAATACCGGCTTACTGCGCGGTCAAGGAGTCATCCGAGGATGGGGAGATAGGAGGATAGGGGGATAG
- the ftsH gene encoding ATP-dependent zinc metalloprotease FtsH: MNSSQFKTMAQTFKRKGMSLGATLALSSSLLFTWSFLNRPVQAQSQQLSYTQLLEKIEAGEVEFVEIDPTKNRAQVTLDGSQTKQEVIIFERNPELIEELKANKVKFGEQASADNRMVVSSVANLLLILLVVIGLMMIIKRSSQSAGNALSFGKSKAKFQMEAKTGVVFNDVAGVEEAKEELQEVVTFLKQPERFTAIGAKIPRGVLLVGPPGTGKTLMAKAIAGEAGVPFFSISGSEFVEMFVGVGASRVRDLFKKAKENAPCLVFIDEIDAVGRQRGTGIGGGNDEREQTLNQLLTEMDGFEGNSGIIIIAATNRPDVLDQALLRPGRFDRQVMVDLPTYKGRLGILEVHARDKKVSADVSLELIARRTPGFSGADLANVLNEAAILTARRRKEAITPLEVEDAIDRISIGMSLKPLLDSKKKRIIAYHEIGHALLMTLLKNADPLNKVTIIPRSGGIGGFAQGVLNEEDLDSGLRSRAWMLDMITVLLGGRAAEEEVFGYAEVTKGATGDIKQVARLAREMVTRLGMSDLGPLALESEGNEVFLGRDLMTRSEYSEAVATQIDHQIREIAVRCHQQARKLLREHRPLMDQLVDILLEQETIEGDRFRQIVTDYQKNQPSSPVDLVKAGSA, encoded by the coding sequence ATGAACAGTTCTCAATTCAAAACTATGGCTCAAACCTTCAAACGCAAAGGAATGTCCCTGGGCGCGACTTTGGCCCTGAGCAGTTCCTTACTGTTCACCTGGAGTTTCTTAAATCGTCCAGTCCAGGCTCAGTCCCAGCAGCTTAGTTATACCCAATTGTTGGAAAAAATTGAAGCGGGAGAGGTAGAGTTTGTAGAAATTGACCCCACGAAGAACCGCGCTCAAGTGACCTTAGACGGATCGCAAACCAAACAAGAGGTCATCATTTTTGAGCGTAATCCTGAATTGATTGAAGAACTCAAGGCCAATAAGGTGAAGTTTGGGGAACAAGCCAGCGCGGATAATCGCATGGTGGTCAGTAGTGTAGCCAATTTGTTGTTAATCCTGTTGGTGGTCATTGGATTAATGATGATCATTAAGCGCTCTTCTCAGTCGGCGGGCAATGCATTAAGCTTCGGCAAATCTAAGGCCAAATTCCAGATGGAAGCCAAAACTGGAGTGGTGTTTAATGATGTCGCTGGAGTGGAAGAAGCCAAGGAAGAGTTACAAGAAGTCGTCACCTTCTTAAAACAACCGGAGCGGTTTACAGCCATTGGCGCGAAAATCCCTAGAGGAGTGTTATTAGTCGGGCCTCCCGGAACCGGGAAAACCCTGATGGCTAAGGCGATCGCCGGTGAAGCAGGAGTTCCCTTTTTCAGCATTTCCGGTTCCGAGTTCGTAGAGATGTTTGTCGGTGTGGGCGCTTCGCGGGTACGAGATTTGTTTAAGAAAGCCAAGGAAAATGCTCCCTGTTTAGTCTTTATCGATGAAATTGATGCCGTTGGTCGTCAACGGGGTACAGGTATTGGCGGAGGTAATGATGAACGGGAACAAACCCTCAACCAATTGTTGACAGAAATGGATGGGTTTGAAGGCAACAGTGGCATTATCATCATTGCCGCTACGAACCGCCCGGATGTGCTGGATCAGGCTCTCTTGCGTCCTGGCAGGTTTGACCGTCAAGTAATGGTCGATTTGCCGACGTATAAAGGCCGGTTAGGGATTTTAGAGGTTCATGCTCGCGATAAGAAAGTTTCGGCTGATGTCTCTTTAGAGCTTATCGCCCGACGTACCCCTGGATTTTCCGGTGCTGATCTAGCCAACGTTCTTAATGAAGCTGCTATCCTCACCGCCAGACGACGCAAGGAAGCCATAACTCCTCTGGAAGTGGAGGATGCGATCGATCGCATCAGTATTGGTATGAGCCTTAAACCCCTACTTGATAGCAAGAAAAAGCGCATCATTGCCTATCATGAAATTGGCCATGCTTTATTAATGACCCTGCTCAAAAATGCTGATCCTCTGAACAAAGTCACGATTATTCCTAGATCTGGAGGAATTGGCGGATTTGCTCAAGGGGTCTTGAATGAAGAAGACTTAGATAGTGGCTTGCGCTCTCGTGCGTGGATGCTTGATATGATTACTGTTCTTCTTGGGGGAAGGGCTGCTGAAGAAGAAGTTTTTGGTTATGCAGAAGTGACCAAAGGAGCTACTGGAGATATTAAACAAGTTGCTCGACTCGCCAGAGAAATGGTCACCCGGTTAGGAATGTCAGATTTGGGGCCTCTAGCCCTAGAAAGTGAAGGCAATGAAGTATTCTTAGGCCGAGATTTAATGACTCGTTCTGAATATTCTGAGGCAGTGGCCACCCAAATTGACCATCAAATTCGGGAAATTGCCGTGCGCTGCCATCAACAGGCTCGCAAACTCCTACGGGAACATCGCCCCCTAATGGATCAATTGGTTGATATTTTATTAGAGCAGGAAACCATTGAGGGCGATCGCTTCCGACAAATTGTCACCGACTACCAGAAAAATCAACCCAGCTCGCCGGTTGATTTGGTGAAAGCTGGCAGCGCTTAA